A genomic window from Silene latifolia isolate original U9 population chromosome 11, ASM4854445v1, whole genome shotgun sequence includes:
- the LOC141614165 gene encoding protein FAR1-RELATED SEQUENCE 5-like gives MVFTPFTVVDHNKKTVTFAAGLLEFESQDSFEWIFTKFLEAMGQQQPQCIITDQCPGIKKACPNIFKNSVHKYCMWHIMQKVPEKVGRAICNDTNFMTDISVVVWDVDLEPEEFEQNWQTIIEAHGMQNNRWLKYVFSIRQKWIPAYFRDLPLSYLLRTSQRSESSNSYFKRFESDFGTLVEFWMRYNSAIEQQRHSQRRIDTANEHSMLEKVGPMEVEMHASLVYTHPIFTDFQKEVKHAICSMGVEGLTKVGLVEYHDVRDGLKHRNFRVEFNIQTNERKCACKLFERHGITKKSYRPIVQDETGNVIEDIDEADIKKAEMSKVWSEIYDPIGVMDTYATVKQMKQLQKTLRQYRENITGPIEPKTKSQEIEDLLGFTTSNDIDLRPPNKAKKKGSGKRLRSSKEKAKSKPEKRKRRCGNYKK, from the exons atggtgtttactccGTTCACAGTAgtagaccacaacaagaagacAGTAACTTTTGCAGCTGGATTACTTGAATTCGAGAGTCAAGATTCATTTGAGTGGATTTTTACAAAATTTCTAGAAGCAATGGGGCAGCAGCAACCTCAGTGTATAATAACAGACCAATGCCCTGGAATTAAAAAGGCATGCCCAAACATTTTCAAGAATTCTGTGCACAAgtactgcatgtggcatatcatgcagaAAGTGCCTGAGAAGGTGGGAAGGGCAATATGCAATGACACGAATTTTATGACAGACATAAGTGTTGTTGTTTGGGATGTCGACTTAGAACCAGAAGAATTTGAACAAAACTGGCAAACCATTATTGAAGCACATGGTATGCAAAACAACCGATGGTTGAAGTACGTATTCTCAATCAGACAAAAGTGGATACCGGCTTACTTTCGCGATCTGCCTCTAAGTTATTTGCTGAGGACATCCCAAAGATCTGAAAGTTCAAACAGCTATTTCAAACGGTTTGAAAGCGACTTTGGAACCCTTGTCGAGTTCTGGATGAGGTACAATTCTGCAATAGAACAACAAAGGCATTCACAAAGGCGGATAGACACTGCCAACGAGCATAGTATGCTCGAGAAAGTAGGACCAATGGAGGTAGAGATGCATGCCTCACTTGTATACACACATCCTATCTTTACAGACTTTCAGAAGGAAGTCAAACATGCGATATGCAGCATGGGAGTCGAGGGTTTGACAAAAGTAGGGTTAGTGGAGTACCATGATGTTCGTGATGGACTGAAGCACAGAAACTTTCGAGTGGAATTTAACATCCAAACTAACGAGAGAAAATGTGCATGTAAGCTGTTTGAGAGGCATGGCATT ACAAAGAAATCCTACAGACCAATTGTCCAAGATGAAACTGGAAACGTCATAGAAGACATTGACGAAGCTGACATCAAGAAAGCtgagatgtcaaaggtttggtctgaGATTTATGATCCTATCGGGGTGATGGACACTTATGCTACGGTTAAACAGATGAAGCAACTGCAGAAAACCCTGAGACAGTACAGGGAGAACATCACAGGACCAATTGAACCCAAAACTAAAAGCCAGGAAATCGAGGATCTTCTTGGCTTCACAACTTCAAATGATATTGACCTTCGACCGCCAAACAAGGCCAAGAAAAAGGGAAGTGGCAAAAGATTGAGGTCGTCGAAAGAAAAGGCTAAGAGCAAGCCAGAAAAGAGGAAGCGAAGATGCGGTAACTACAAGAAGTGA